The proteins below are encoded in one region of Penicillium psychrofluorescens genome assembly, chromosome: 4:
- a CDS encoding uncharacterized protein (ID:PFLUO_007269-T1.cds;~source:funannotate), with the protein MELWDFKYLRRGDADYEKARCGAVWNGRVPDRYPELIVYPQQDSHVQSIVCYAREHGMTIGTKSGGHSWTASFLRDGGIFVDLAHMNHFSFDVQQRIAVAQPAAYGSDLNAALVPHDLMFPGGHCPTVGLGGFLLQGGFGWNSRKWGVACESVLAIDVVTATGELIHASAYEHTDFFWAARGAGCGYFGLITKFYLKLHTLPHGIMTARYVFEIDDFDEVLTAVDSVSEQVLPDLEIGFFVARDQDGFVGRPTLALTADALSDTEEEARRALGLLHNLPVFSKTIKSFPYISCTLKQMLQRFDDILDNRGRRYEANNLWADVPVQMLLPTFHNIIDALPAAPSHLYTMWWLPNKERPEMAFSMEARLYIALYAISVDPKDDQPNGKYVVDSMVPMNEYKKGIQLADENLPAAPGMFMKMRNFSKLENLRHKHDREGRFYGYIRLPEEFERAMAVL; encoded by the coding sequence ATGGAATTGTGGGATTTCAAATacctccgccgcggcgacgCAGACTACGAGAAGGCTCGCTGCGGTGCCGTCTGGAATGGTCGTGTGCCGGATCGCTACCCAGAGCTCATCGTTTACCCGCAGCAGGACAGCCACGTCCAGAGCATCGTCTGCTACGCCCGCGAGCATGGCATGACCATCGGCACCAAGTCGGGGGGCCACTCATGGACGGCCTCATTCctgcgcgacggcggcatcTTTGTCGACCTCGCCCACATGAATCATTTTAGCTTCGATGTGCAGCAGCGCATCGCCGTCGCGCAGCCGGCCGCCTATGGATCCGACCTCAACGCTGCCCTGGTACCGCACGATCTCATGTTCCCCGGCGGTCACTGTCCTACGGTTGGACTCGGCGGATTCCTACTACAGGGCGGCTTCGGCTGGAACTCGCGCAAGTGGGGGGTCGCCTGTGAGAGCGTGCTAGCCATCGACGTGGTCACCGCTACGGGCGAGCTGATCCACGCTAGTGCCTATGAGCATACCGACTTCTTCTGGGCGGCCCGCGGCGCCGGCTGCGGCTACTTTGGGCTTATCACTAAGTTCTACCTTAAGCTACACACGCTGCCGCACGGCATCATGACGGCCCGCTATGTCTTTGAGATCGACGACTTCGACGAGGTACTCACAGCCGTTGATAGCGTATCGGAGCAGGTCTTGCCAGACCTCGAGATTGGCTTCTTTGTGGCGCGCGACCAGGATGGCTTCGTAGGCCGGCCGACCCTCGCCCTGACGGCCGATGCGCTCTCCGAtaccgaggaggaagcgaGGCGCGCGCTAGGCCTCCTACACAACCTACCGGTCTTTAGCAAGACGATCAAGTCGTTCCCCTATATAAGTTGCACGCTCAAGCAGATGCTGCAGCGcttcgacgacatcctcgaTAACCGCGGGCGGCGGTACGAAGCCAACAACCTCTGGGCTGACGTGCCAGTGCAGATGCTGCTCCCGACCTTCCATAACATCATAGATGCCCTACCGGCGGCGCCTTCGCACCTCTACACGATGTGGTGGTTGCCAAACAAAGAGCGGCCCGAGATGGCTTTTTCGATGGAGGCCCGGCTGTACATCGCCCTCTACGCAATTTCCGTAGACCCAAAGGACGACCAGCCCAATGGCAAATACGTTGTGGATTCTATGGTGCCGATGAACGAGTACAAGAAGGGTATCCAGCTTGCAGACGAGAATCTCCCTGCAGCCCCCGG
- a CDS encoding uncharacterized protein (ID:PFLUO_007270-T1.cds;~source:funannotate), whose product MATTNELETIPLIIDGKRTTSSPSKTFAVYGLEEQREVYLAESANVEAANQAAEASWKTFQMWKTSSVVTRRKLLQRYAELLRKHEEDLVQTQRLETSVIEMWARKNVHLAADLIEETAACISRLAGEIPQTQTPSSLALAFTVPVGPVLSIAPQVSPIPHTANSGRRRKWNSAVILGARSLATPVAAGCTVVFKASELSPKTHHLLVEIFKEAGLPDGVINVVQTRREDAPSVTEALVAHPAIRKVEFIGSAPVGRIIGQLGGKYLKPVLMELGGKGPAIVLADADLADAAKKCVTGAFLHHGQLCFSTERVIVVKAVADQFKELLKQVAPTFTTGSGVSDRIIEASREKLIDAEKKGAQFLIGGPDKASASALQPTIVMGIKENMPLFDEEAFGPSFTLYVADDDAKAIAIANNTAYGLNAAVHSSNMQHALDVAKQIDTAQVHINSMTAHDEPTLPVGGTKGSGWGRNNAMWGLQEFSEIKLITVSMKGNSFI is encoded by the exons ATGGCAACCACGAACGAGCTCGAGACCATCccgctcatcatcgacggCAAACGTACCACCTCGTCCCCGTCCAAGACCTTTGCGGTATACGGCCTCGAGGAGCAGAGGGAAGTCTACCTGGCCGAGTCGGCCAACGTTGAGGCCGCTAATCAGGCCGCCGAGGCGTCATGGAAGACTTTCCAGATGTGGAAAACGAGTTCCGTCGTGACCCGCCGCAAGCTGCTCCAGCGTTACGCCGAGCTCCTGCGGAAGCACGAAGAGGACTTGGTACAGACCCAACGCCTCGAGACCAGCGTGATTGAGATGTGGGCACGCAAGAATGTGCACCTGGCCGCGGATCTGATCGAGGAGACGGCAGCATGTATCTCGCGTCTCGCGGGGGAGATCCCACAGACGCAGACGCCCTCGAGCTTGGCCCTCGCCTTCACCGTGCCGGTTGGGCCCGTGCTTTCTATCGCACCGCAAGTATCCCCCATCCCTCATACCGCAAACAGTGGCAGACGTAGGAA ATGGAATTCCGCGGTGATCCTTGGAGCGCGCTCACTCGCCACTCCAGTGGCTGCTGGCTGCACTGTGGTCTTCAAGGCCTCGGAGCTGAGCCCCAAGACGCACCATTTGCTGGTGGAAATCTTCAAAGAGGCCGGGCTGCCGGACGGTGTTATAAATGTCGTCCAGACCCGGCGCGAGGACGCGCCGTCGGTGACCGAAGCACTGGTGGCACATCCCGCGATCCGCAAAGTCGAATTTATTGGCAGTGCCCCCGTTGGCAGAATCATCGGACAATTGGGCGGGAAGTATCTCAAGCCCGTCCTGAtggagctgggcggcaaAGGCCCGGCTATCGTGCTCGCCGATGCGGATCTGGCGGACGCGGCCAAGAAATGTGTGACCGGAG CtttcctccaccacggccaGCTCTGCTTCTCGACGGAGCGAGTCATTGTGGTCAAGGCAGTCGCCGATCAGTTCAAGGAATTGCTCAAGCAAGTCGCGCCGACTTTCACTACGGGAAGCGGAGTATCAGACCGCATCATCGAGGCTTCGCGGGAGAAGCTGATTGACGCGGAGAAAAAGGGAGCGCAGTTTCTCATCGGTGGCCCCGACAAAGCCTCGGCATCTGCGCTCCAGCCAACCATTGTGATGGGCATCAAAGAGAACATGCCGCTCTTCGATGAAGAGGCCTTCGGGCCGTCCTTCACTCTATACgttgccgatgacgatgcgAAAGCGATTGCAATTGCGAACAACACAGCGTACGGCTTGAATGCCGCCGTCCACTCCAGCAATATGCAGCATGCTCTCGATGTCGCCAAGCAGATCGATACGGCACAGGTCCACATCAACAGCATGACTGCGCACGACGAAC CTACTCTGCCCGTGGGAGGCACGAAGGGCAGTGGCTGGGGCCGCAACAACGCAATGTGGGGATTGCAGGAGTTCTCCGAGATCAAGTTGATCACGGTCAGCATGAAAGGCAATTCATTCATCTGA
- a CDS encoding uncharacterized protein (ID:PFLUO_007271-T1.cds;~source:funannotate), whose product MSSANMDEALAIVAHGPLSAGQWKLESVVPRAIKDDEVLVRVVASGVCLADVHFGDVAQEKIAQNPAIWYPRVLGHEGAGYVEQVGEAVRGVKVDDAVLLTFLSCGECYNCLDMHPAYCIHCFSCNFHGEPGVYAGRDGKDSAIGGAFFGQSSFASKALVKERSVVNISSANVTEQEMQILAPLGCGVQTGTGAFSRIADVRASDEVAVIGVGGVGQSAIMAAAMVGCKTIIAIDRMPSRLRLAKSLGATHTIDTSDPAMDLVAVVRKLTGGRGVHVSLDTTGVQTLARQSWDFVRVHGKVLQVGLAGPEATWDISMSDHMNSGKQIIGCVQGDSVPQEYILQLIDWFRHGKLPVDKLVSLYPVADYQRALDDMREGRATKPVLVWPTQKSEASSVSKI is encoded by the exons ATGAGCTCTGCAAATATGGACGAGGCGCTCGCTATCGTTGCTCACGGTCCGCTCAGCGCCGGGCAGTGGAAGCTAGAGTCCGTTGTGCCTCGCGCGATCAAAGATGACGAGGTGCTAGTCAGAGTGGTCGCCTCTGGTGTCTGTCTGGCAGACGTCCACTTTGGCGATGTTGCCCAGGAAAAAATCGCTCAAAACCCGGCAATATGGTACCCGCGAGTGCTGGGCCATGAGG GTGCGGGATACGTCGAACAAGTTGGCGAGGCAGTGAGAGGcgtcaaggtcgacgacGCCGTGCTGCTCACGTTCCTGTCATGCGGAGAGTGCTACAACTGCCTCGATATGCATCCAGCATACTGCATCCATTGTTTCAGTTGCAACTTCCATGGTGAGCCGGGAGTGTATGCTGGCAGGGATGGTAAGGATTCAGCGATTGGAGGGGCTTTCTTTGGCCAGTCCTCCTTTGCCAGCAAAGCACTTGTCAAGGAGCGCAGCGTCGTTAATATCTCCAGTGCGAATGTGACGGAACAGGAAATGCAGATCCTGGCACCGCTGGGCTGTGGTGTGCAAACAGGAACGGGGGCCTTCAGTCGCATCGCAGACGTTCGGGCATCGGACGAGGTTGCTGTCATCGGTGTGGGAGGCGTTGGCCAAAGTGCTATCATG GCTGCGGCAATGGTTGGATGCAAAACTATCATAGCCATTGACCGCATGCCCTCGCGGCTGCGGCTTGCCAAAAGCTTGGGAGCGACTCATACCATTGACACCAGTGATCCTGCCATGGACCTCGTTGCTGTGGTCCGGAAGCTGACCGGGGGGAGAGGAGTGCACGTCTCACTTGACACGACGGGAGTACAAACTCTAGCGAGACAGTCCTGGGACTTTGTCCGCGTCCACGGGAAGGTCCTCCAAGTTGGACTAGCCGGACCAGAAGCCACGTGGGACATCTCCATGTCTGACCACATGAACTCGGGCAAGCAAATAATTGGCTGTGTGCAGGGTGACTCGGTTCCGCAGGAGTACATACTCCAACTGATCGATTGGTTCCGGCACGGCAAGTTGCCAGTTGACAAGCTCGTCAGCCTCTACCCTGTTGCGGATTACCAGCGcgcgctggacgacatgaGAGAAGGCAGGGCGACCAAGCCGGTCCTCGTGTGGCCGACGCAGAAGTCAGAAGCCAGTTCAGTGTCGAAGATTTGA
- a CDS encoding uncharacterized protein (ID:PFLUO_007272-T1.cds;~source:funannotate), translating to MSNFMHKVKDAVSDHHDVDNPQAMNSGPNQRNSSGIGHSSGMGTSSGVGSSSGVGSNTYGSGPGYSNEAGTHRDPNVGGAKNAGGPINAGPHQSKMANKMDPRVDSDLDNRRNYYGTTGSQNAGSQNAGSQNAGSQNAGSQNAGSQNAGSQNVGSQNAGSQSAGSQNAGSQNAGSQNISDGARDFDSSSTGSTGQSRGIDNHMTSEDNYSSSKQENKSHTQPLTSGNQMTSEDSYSNTTQEHKTHSTTTHAEPCEM from the exons ATGTCGAACTTCATGCACAAAGTCAAGGATGCCGTGTCTGATCATCATGACGTGGATAATCCTCAGGCAATGAACTCCGGACCTAACCAGCGCAACTCCTCTGGAATAGGTCACTCTTCTGGCATGGGCACCTCTTCCGGCGTGGGTTCCTCTTCCGGTGTGGGCTCTAACACTTATGGCTCTGGTCCTGGCTATAGCAACGAGGCCGGTACTCATCGCGATCCAAATGTCGGCG GTGCTAAGAACGCAGGTGGTCCAATCAATGCTGGCCCTCATCAATCAAAGATGGCCAACAAGATGGATCCTCGCGTCGATAGTGATCTAG ACAACCGCCGCAACTATTACGGGACCACTGGTTCTCAGAATGCCGGTTCTCAGAATGCCGGTTCTCAGAATGCCGGTTCTCAAAATGCCGGTTCTCAAAATGCCGGTTCTCAGAATGCCGGTTCTCAAAATGTCGGTTCTCAGAATGCCGGTTCTCAGAGTGCCGGTTCTCAAAATGCCGGTTCTCAAAATGCCGGTTCTCAGAACATCAGCGACGGTGCTCGTGATTTCGACTCTAGCAGCACAGGCTCCACTGGGCAGTCCCGCGGTATCGACAATCATATGACTAGCGAGGACAACTATAGCAGCTCCAAGCAGGAAAATAAATCTCACACCCAGCCTCTCACCTCCGGTAACCAAATGACTAGTGAGGACAGCTACAGCAACACCACACAGGAACACAAAACCCACTCCACTACTACCCACGCCGAGCCCTGCGAGATGTAG